A genomic segment from Desulfovibrio sp. encodes:
- the pyrR gene encoding bifunctional pyr operon transcriptional regulator/uracil phosphoribosyltransferase PyrR, with product MSTTRLLAKDEMARVLERLASQILERHAACEEVMLVGIERRGADLARRLAALLQSRLERTVPLGTLDINLYRDDWTSLVGKPSIGQSHITESVDEKVIILVDDVLYTGRTIRAALEALLDYGRPRCVELLTLIDRGHRELPIHADYVGRTINTSKQEHVDVMLAERDGEDSVSLTTAS from the coding sequence ATGTCCACGACCCGGTTACTGGCAAAAGACGAAATGGCGCGCGTGCTTGAACGCCTCGCCTCACAAATACTGGAACGCCACGCCGCCTGCGAAGAAGTGATGCTTGTGGGCATTGAACGACGCGGTGCAGACCTTGCCCGCCGCCTTGCCGCCCTGCTGCAGTCCCGCCTTGAACGCACCGTGCCCCTGGGCACGCTCGACATCAACCTGTACCGCGATGACTGGACCAGCCTTGTGGGCAAACCCAGCATAGGCCAGTCGCACATCACCGAAAGCGTTGACGAAAAGGTCATCATTCTGGTTGACGATGTGCTCTACACGGGCCGCACAATCCGCGCCGCTCTCGAGGCCCTGCTCGACTATGGCCGCCCCCGCTGTGTTGAACTGCTGACCCTTATCGACCGGGGGCACCGCGAGCTGCCCATTCACGCGGACTACGTGGGCAGAACCATCAACACAAGCAAACAGGAACATGTAGACGTAATGCTGGCCGAACGCGATGGCGAAGACAGCGTAAGCCTCACCACCGCTTCCTGA
- the yedE gene encoding YedE family putative selenium transporter, with product MKPGFNFFATTTGIVATGLVFGVLAVLLQQSGNPGNMGICVVCFNRDIAGALGFHRAAVVQYLRPEIMGMVLGAFGAALAFGEYKPRGGSAPITRFLLGGIAGIGALVFLGCPWRVILRLAGGDAFALFGLAGLICGVGIGTVFFRMGFSLGRSQGQSKISGLVLPGIMLSLVALYLLNPQVAEQPQSGVLFYSVKGPGSQHAPFLLSIGVGLIVGFLAQRSRFCTMGALRDVLLFRQWHLALGFLAMLGAALALNLYFGTFKPGFENQPIAQPDNLWNFLGMATAGLAFALAGGCPGRQLFMAGEGDNDAAVFAVGLIVGTAVAHNFGLASSPTGVGPHGMVATLAGLAICLCIGFFNCKRGA from the coding sequence ATGAAACCAGGCTTCAACTTTTTCGCCACCACAACGGGCATAGTTGCCACCGGGCTTGTTTTCGGCGTGCTTGCCGTGCTGCTGCAGCAGTCGGGCAACCCCGGCAACATGGGCATATGCGTGGTCTGTTTCAACCGCGATATCGCTGGTGCGCTGGGCTTTCACCGCGCTGCTGTCGTACAGTATCTGCGGCCAGAGATCATGGGCATGGTGCTTGGAGCCTTTGGAGCGGCGCTGGCCTTTGGCGAGTACAAACCGCGCGGCGGCTCGGCCCCAATTACCCGCTTTTTGCTTGGCGGTATTGCCGGTATCGGCGCGCTGGTCTTTCTGGGCTGCCCCTGGCGTGTGATTCTACGGCTGGCCGGTGGCGACGCCTTTGCCCTGTTTGGGCTTGCGGGCCTCATCTGCGGCGTGGGCATTGGCACGGTCTTTTTCCGCATGGGTTTTTCACTGGGTCGCAGCCAGGGGCAGAGCAAGATTTCGGGCCTTGTGCTGCCCGGCATCATGCTCTCCCTTGTGGCGCTCTATCTGCTCAATCCGCAGGTGGCCGAACAGCCGCAGAGCGGCGTACTGTTCTATTCTGTCAAAGGGCCTGGCTCACAGCACGCACCCTTTCTCCTTTCCATCGGCGTGGGCCTGATTGTGGGCTTTCTGGCCCAGCGCAGCCGTTTTTGCACCATGGGCGCGCTGCGCGACGTACTGCTGTTCAGACAATGGCATCTGGCCCTTGGTTTTCTGGCCATGCTGGGCGCAGCCCTTGCGCTGAACCTGTACTTTGGCACCTTCAAGCCCGGTTTTGAAAACCAGCCCATCGCCCAGCCCGACAACCTGTGGAACTTTCTTGGCATGGCCACCGCCGGTCTGGCCTTTGCTCTGGCCGGGGGCTGCCCGGGCCGTCAGCTCTTCATGGCTGGCGAGGGCGACAACGATGCCGCCGTTTTTGCAGTGGGTCTTATTGTGGGAACCGCCGTTGCGCACAACTTTGGTCTGGCCTCCAGCCCCACGGGCGTTGGCCCTCACGGTATGGTCGCCACCCTTGCCGGGCTTGCCATCTGCCTTTGCATCGGCTTTTTCAACTGCAAGAGAGGCGCGTAA
- a CDS encoding sulfurtransferase TusA family protein, protein MSTTIDTRGLSCPQPVLMFLTAVKGDDQGPFCVLVDNDASLENVSRAARNRGFDVAATAENEGVTRLDITKA, encoded by the coding sequence ATGTCCACCACCATCGACACCAGGGGCCTTTCCTGCCCACAGCCTGTTCTCATGTTTCTTACCGCAGTCAAGGGCGACGATCAGGGGCCCTTCTGCGTTCTTGTTGATAATGATGCCAGCCTTGAAAATGTCAGCCGCGCTGCCCGCAACAGGGGCTTTGATGTGGCCGCCACAGCTGAAAACGAAGGCGTGACGCGTCTGGACATCACCAAGGCCTGA
- a CDS encoding DUF3343 domain-containing protein, with the protein MTHSQPQGGLLHGLTQKLLGIFVSASPDRRNPENRGCNDRGLLVFDHTGEVIRAERLLRAAGLEVEVKGPPPQLRTGCDMVVVFELVRQALVMETLEREGLRPGQVVSANDMLLEPVSLYQIKHLDNRWIMVRAANMKITLDSADGRIVNISGGGCPDVPWVAHKLCGLRLDEAPEPLSMGQTLCCYSLQKAFEELRRQVACGA; encoded by the coding sequence ATGACGCATAGCCAACCACAGGGCGGATTGTTGCACGGGCTTACCCAAAAACTGCTTGGCATTTTTGTTTCCGCCAGCCCGGACAGGCGCAACCCGGAAAACCGCGGCTGCAACGACAGGGGCCTGCTGGTTTTTGACCACACTGGCGAGGTTATCCGCGCCGAACGACTGCTGCGCGCTGCCGGACTAGAAGTTGAGGTCAAGGGGCCGCCACCGCAGCTGCGCACGGGCTGTGATATGGTGGTGGTGTTTGAGCTGGTGCGCCAGGCACTGGTTATGGAAACGCTGGAGCGGGAGGGGCTGCGTCCAGGCCAGGTTGTGAGCGCCAACGACATGCTGCTGGAACCGGTGTCACTGTATCAGATCAAGCATCTGGACAACCGCTGGATCATGGTGCGCGCAGCCAACATGAAAATCACCCTCGACTCTGCCGATGGACGCATCGTGAACATTTCCGGCGGCGGCTGCCCCGACGTTCCGTGGGTGGCCCACAAGCTGTGCGGTCTGCGGCTTGATGAAGCCCCTGAACCGCTGAGCATGGGCCAGACGCTGTGTTGCTACAGCCTGCAAAAGGCCTTTGAGGAACTGCGGAGGCAAGTGGCATGTGGTGCATAG
- a CDS encoding NAD(P)H-hydrate dehydratase: MWCIAGTLPDADFALCPAGLDGQSTVGHGLLHLPDGQAVPVQRGTAALAATAILACGVLGVDPPRLLLAGDPGSGAGSRDIYAWLEQNLEHIAPSGLTFHYLFPDMDWHNRVLMAVQALAARPVMVADAGFMYVAKMSGYADAYDLFTPDLGELAFLADEKAPHPFYTRGFLLAREDDVRPLLQRALDHGNCPKNMIIKGSKDSIVLDGRIVETVDAPSVASMECIGGTGDLVTGLATAFLCAGAPMGESCMAAARMARLLARHCAPNPGTQIGELIEKLPEALDAARPEWPPSLCQAST; this comes from the coding sequence ATGTGGTGCATAGCGGGGACCCTGCCTGACGCCGACTTTGCGCTCTGCCCTGCCGGGCTTGACGGGCAAAGCACTGTGGGACATGGCCTGCTCCATCTGCCCGACGGACAGGCAGTGCCTGTGCAGCGCGGCACTGCGGCACTGGCGGCCACGGCCATTCTGGCCTGTGGGGTGCTCGGTGTTGACCCGCCCCGCCTTCTGCTGGCGGGCGACCCCGGCTCCGGTGCTGGCAGCCGCGACATCTATGCGTGGCTGGAGCAAAACCTTGAGCACATCGCCCCCAGCGGTCTGACCTTCCACTATCTTTTTCCAGATATGGACTGGCACAACCGCGTGCTCATGGCCGTGCAGGCCCTTGCCGCGCGCCCTGTCATGGTGGCAGACGCGGGCTTTATGTATGTGGCAAAAATGAGCGGCTATGCCGACGCCTACGACCTGTTTACCCCTGATCTGGGCGAGCTGGCCTTTCTGGCAGACGAAAAAGCCCCGCATCCGTTTTATACGAGGGGTTTTCTTCTGGCGCGCGAGGACGACGTGCGGCCACTTTTGCAGCGCGCCCTTGACCACGGCAACTGCCCGAAAAACATGATAATAAAGGGATCAAAAGACTCTATTGTGCTGGATGGCCGGATTGTGGAAACCGTTGACGCACCCTCTGTTGCCAGCATGGAATGCATTGGCGGCACGGGAGATCTGGTAACCGGGCTGGCAACGGCTTTTTTGTGCGCAGGGGCCCCCATGGGCGAGTCCTGCATGGCCGCAGCCCGCATGGCACGTTTGCTGGCGCGGCACTGCGCGCCCAATCCCGGCACACAGATTGGCGAACTCATTGAAAAGCTGCCCGAAGCTCTGGACGCAGCCCGCCCGGAGTGGCCGCCCAGCCTTTGTCAGGCTTCCACATAA
- a CDS encoding lysylphosphatidylglycerol synthetase family protein: MKKYLRYLGTVLITAVFLLAIYLLYHKLKSYSLAQIRESISQISHGRILFSMLLMVINYMILVGYDWLALKAIHKDLPLPRVGLVSFVGQAVSYNFGALLGGTSVRYRFYSAWGFSLVEIVRLVLMLAVTFWVGALGLCGLIFIVSPPTIPDDLLAKMPLTDVRLLGVVLLLIACSYLILCCTVRKPVHLFGKEFVFPPPHIAFAQAIVAGVDIIAAAGCMYVLLPGDMGIGFLDFLPSYLMAQVAVVLTHIPGGVGVFELVILHLTHTTQAQAVFAAVLLFRIIYFIIPLLAAAALLAVYEVRQRSDMLRETGRWLSVLSHSISAYMAFAAGVILLVCAMLPPGKHMLHALRSMIPYEALAIGHFITAISGATLLFVSYGLERRQSRAFLLAVMCLGLGIVGALLNGFSWITASMVSVVLLAVCFARRRFYRSSFFWEEPIPGYWLFGALGVLAMAGFIAWALYHPSWNKAAAWGFDRPHMAAQTLFDFLGIAVGLALSWVWRVTLRLRARRKKAALQ, translated from the coding sequence ATGAAAAAATATTTGCGTTATCTTGGAACCGTGCTGATCACGGCGGTGTTTCTTCTTGCCATATATCTTTTGTACCATAAGCTTAAAAGTTACAGTCTTGCCCAGATACGTGAAAGCATAAGCCAGATTTCACATGGGCGTATTCTTTTTTCAATGCTGCTCATGGTAATCAACTATATGATTCTTGTGGGCTACGACTGGCTGGCACTCAAGGCCATTCATAAAGATCTTCCCTTGCCCCGCGTGGGGCTCGTTTCGTTTGTGGGGCAGGCTGTTAGCTACAACTTTGGTGCCCTGCTGGGCGGCACAAGCGTGCGCTACCGTTTTTATTCGGCCTGGGGCTTCTCGCTGGTAGAGATTGTGCGGCTGGTGCTCATGCTGGCCGTTACCTTCTGGGTGGGCGCGCTCGGTCTGTGCGGACTTATCTTTATTGTCAGCCCGCCCACCATTCCCGATGATCTGCTGGCAAAGATGCCCCTTACCGACGTGCGTCTTCTTGGCGTTGTGCTGCTTCTCATTGCCTGCTCGTACCTGATTCTGTGCTGTACGGTGCGCAAGCCCGTGCATCTTTTCGGCAAGGAATTTGTTTTTCCGCCGCCGCACATTGCCTTTGCCCAGGCCATAGTGGCCGGAGTGGACATTATCGCTGCTGCTGGCTGCATGTATGTGCTGCTGCCCGGCGACATGGGCATTGGCTTTCTCGATTTTCTGCCCAGCTACCTCATGGCCCAGGTGGCTGTGGTGCTCACCCATATTCCCGGTGGTGTGGGTGTTTTTGAGCTGGTCATTCTGCATCTTACCCACACCACGCAGGCGCAGGCCGTTTTTGCTGCGGTGCTGCTGTTCCGCATCATTTACTTTATCATACCGCTGCTGGCCGCCGCCGCGCTGCTGGCCGTGTATGAGGTGCGCCAGCGCAGCGACATGCTGCGCGAAACCGGGCGCTGGCTTTCGGTGCTTTCTCACTCCATTTCCGCCTACATGGCTTTTGCCGCTGGCGTAATACTGCTGGTGTGCGCCATGCTGCCGCCAGGCAAGCACATGCTGCACGCCCTGCGCAGCATGATTCCTTACGAGGCGCTTGCCATCGGGCATTTTATCACGGCCATTTCGGGCGCAACCCTGCTGTTTGTTTCCTACGGGCTTGAGCGCCGCCAGTCGCGGGCCTTTCTGCTTGCTGTAATGTGTCTGGGGTTGGGGATCGTGGGTGCGCTGCTCAACGGGTTTTCGTGGATTACGGCCAGCATGGTCAGCGTTGTACTGCTGGCCGTGTGCTTTGCGCGCAGGCGTTTTTACCGCTCTTCCTTTTTCTGGGAAGAGCCCATTCCCGGCTACTGGCTGTTTGGCGCGCTGGGTGTGCTGGCCATGGCGGGTTTTATCGCCTGGGCTCTGTACCATCCCTCGTGGAACAAGGCCGCTGCCTGGGGATTTGACCGCCCGCATATGGCAGCACAGACCCTGTTTGACTTTTTGGGTATCGCAGTGGGTCTGGCGCTTTCATGGGTATGGCGCGTTACCCTGCGCTTACGGGCCCGCAGAAAGAAAGCTGCCCTTCAATAG
- the greA gene encoding transcription elongation factor GreA gives MTSIPISVQGYKKLEDELARLKSERPAIIQAIKEAREEGDLRENAGYDAARERQGMAEARIKYIESRMALYQVVDLDTLKGDKVIFGSTVEVEDVDSGEARSFTILGPDEADPAKGSISFLSPVGQALLGREVGDEVTVDIPRGRVTYEVTGISFKGSNVLN, from the coding sequence ATGACAAGCATCCCCATTTCCGTGCAAGGCTACAAGAAGCTGGAAGACGAACTGGCCCGCCTGAAGAGCGAACGGCCCGCCATCATCCAGGCCATCAAGGAAGCCCGTGAAGAAGGCGACCTGCGCGAAAACGCCGGTTACGACGCCGCACGCGAACGCCAGGGCATGGCTGAAGCCCGCATCAAATACATTGAATCGCGCATGGCGCTTTATCAGGTGGTTGATCTCGACACCCTGAAGGGCGACAAGGTCATCTTTGGCTCCACGGTTGAAGTGGAAGACGTGGACAGCGGCGAAGCACGCTCCTTCACCATTCTTGGGCCCGACGAGGCCGATCCCGCCAAGGGCTCCATTTCGTTTCTTTCGCCCGTGGGTCAGGCCCTGCTTGGCCGCGAAGTGGGCGACGAAGTTACCGTGGATATTCCGCGCGGCCGCGTTACCTACGAAGTGACCGGCATCAGCTTCAAGGGCAGCAATGTGCTGAACTAG
- a CDS encoding AI-2E family transporter, translating into MTLTLPRLLYILAALALYLLLWPNPVTIFMAACLSCLSLPLYRGLQKKGRLWRKRLETTAGQVRWRKFRVALSSSLPLYTYIATLLFTILIPIATLALLVTPQAAAGFERLRELQANNFQLPPEWVANIQQWRMSLAEYPRMEKMVSDFLQKLDAFFGDAMSLLLSRSMDFLGGTMTVLWTGFLFFTLTVIFTSYARHIRKISGRIFHIPQSMLARFTTAIHRALRGILLGIILVAAAQGILCGIAFAVAGVRQPAFWGLLATLVAPIPVIGTAIVWVPLCLSLWFTGKGMAAVGLALWGVVVVAGVDNVLRPLFLQQGIKAPFFVLIIAILCGMASFGPVGLIAGPVLLAFAIQAVEEGNCTYRHNV; encoded by the coding sequence ATGACTCTAACGCTGCCGCGTCTGCTTTACATCCTGGCTGCGCTCGCACTCTATCTGCTGCTCTGGCCCAATCCGGTAACCATATTCATGGCCGCCTGCCTTTCTTGCCTTTCGCTGCCGCTCTACCGGGGGCTGCAAAAAAAAGGACGCCTGTGGCGTAAACGGCTCGAAACCACCGCTGGCCAGGTTCGCTGGCGCAAGTTCAGAGTAGCCCTTTCAAGCAGCCTGCCACTTTATACATACATAGCCACACTTCTTTTTACCATTCTTATTCCCATCGCCACCCTGGCCCTGCTGGTCACGCCGCAAGCCGCAGCTGGCTTTGAGCGTCTGCGCGAACTGCAGGCCAACAACTTTCAGTTGCCCCCGGAATGGGTGGCAAACATACAGCAGTGGCGTATGAGCCTGGCTGAATACCCCCGCATGGAAAAAATGGTCAGCGACTTTCTGCAAAAGCTGGACGCATTTTTTGGCGATGCAATGAGCCTGTTGCTCAGCAGAAGCATGGATTTTCTTGGTGGAACCATGACTGTGCTGTGGACAGGCTTTCTGTTTTTTACGCTCACGGTTATTTTTACCAGCTATGCCCGCCATATCCGCAAGATTTCTGGCCGGATATTCCACATACCCCAGTCCATGCTGGCCCGCTTTACCACGGCAATTCACAGGGCCCTGCGCGGCATTCTGCTGGGCATTATATTAGTGGCAGCGGCACAGGGCATTTTGTGCGGCATAGCCTTTGCGGTGGCTGGAGTACGGCAGCCCGCGTTCTGGGGCCTGCTGGCTACGCTGGTTGCCCCCATTCCTGTTATTGGCACAGCCATTGTGTGGGTTCCGCTCTGCCTTTCGCTCTGGTTCACGGGCAAGGGCATGGCTGCCGTGGGGCTGGCACTGTGGGGCGTTGTGGTTGTGGCCGGTGTGGATAACGTACTGCGCCCGCTCTTTTTGCAGCAGGGCATCAAGGCACCGTTCTTTGTACTGATAATCGCCATTCTTTGCGGCATGGCCAGCTTTGGACCTGTGGGCCTGATTGCTGGGCCTGTACTGCTGGCCTTTGCCATTCAGGCTGTGGAAGAAGGCAACTGCACTTATAGGCACAATGTATAA
- a CDS encoding D-alanyl-D-alanine carboxypeptidase family protein — translation MICAICITLLAGAPAVQAARGTRAAILINMDTGKVLFEKNADMSIPPASLTKVMSMFLVMDAVSAKRLTLDEKIRITPAASKVGGSSMHLRNGERVAVRQLLTGAAVASGNDAITALALRVGGNERQFVRAMNQKANSLGLKRTEFKNPTGLPAAGQRTTPRDMATLTRTYLRSHPGAQTFHSTRVFTHRTRQMSNTNSLLGSVRGVNGLKTGWTVASGYNLIVTAQRGGTRLIAVVMGGTSRNARDAMAERLIEAGFDGGGDPKKIRRSMGYRR, via the coding sequence ATGATCTGCGCCATATGCATTACCCTTCTGGCAGGAGCCCCGGCTGTCCAGGCTGCAAGGGGCACGCGGGCCGCCATCCTGATTAACATGGACACCGGCAAGGTTCTGTTTGAAAAAAATGCCGACATGTCCATCCCGCCCGCTTCGCTGACCAAGGTCATGTCCATGTTTCTTGTCATGGACGCAGTAAGCGCCAAGCGTCTGACCCTGGACGAAAAAATCCGCATTACTCCCGCTGCGTCGAAGGTGGGTGGTTCATCCATGCACCTGCGCAACGGCGAGCGCGTGGCGGTGCGTCAACTGCTCACCGGCGCTGCCGTAGCATCGGGCAACGACGCCATCACAGCCCTGGCACTGCGTGTGGGGGGTAACGAACGGCAGTTTGTACGCGCCATGAACCAGAAGGCCAACAGCCTTGGCCTCAAACGCACTGAATTCAAAAATCCCACAGGCTTGCCCGCCGCCGGACAACGCACAACCCCGCGCGACATGGCCACGCTTACACGTACCTACCTGCGCTCCCACCCCGGCGCACAAACTTTTCACAGTACCCGCGTATTCACACACCGCACCAGGCAGATGTCCAACACCAATTCACTGCTGGGTTCTGTGCGAGGGGTCAACGGCCTTAAGACAGGTTGGACCGTGGCCTCTGGCTATAACCTGATTGTTACTGCCCAACGAGGCGGAACTCGGCTTATTGCCGTTGTCATGGGGGGCACAAGCCGCAACGCGCGCGATGCCATGGCAGAACGGCTTATCGAGGCCGGGTTTGACGGCGGTGGCGACCCAAAAAAAATTCGTCGCAGCATGGGCTACCGACGCTAA
- a CDS encoding O-acetylhomoserine aminocarboxypropyltransferase/cysteine synthase family protein, translated as MKTESLCLHAGYEPANGEPRVLPIVQSTTFKYSTTAEVAKLFDLAEAGFFYSRLGNPTVDAVEQKITALEGGVGALCTSSGQAASMLSLLNVAQSGDHVVSAASIYGGTFNLFAVTLKKLGIEVTFVDQGASEAELEKAFRSNTRAVFGETLSNPSMDVLDIERFANLAHRHRLPLIIDNTFATPVLCRPFEFGADIVVHSTTKYMDGHALQVGGVIVDSGNFDWASGKFPEFTEPDPSYHGLVYAEAFGKAAYIVKARVQLMRDMGCCQSAQGAFYINQGLETLPLRMERHCRNAETVAEFLAKHPAVESVNYPRLPGHPQKTLADKYLPKGCSGVISLSLKGGREAGARFIDSLKMISLQVHVADIRTCVLHPASSTHRQLTDEQLREAGITPGMVRLSVGVEHVDDIIADLDQALAR; from the coding sequence ATGAAAACGGAATCTCTTTGTCTGCACGCGGGCTACGAACCGGCCAATGGTGAGCCCCGGGTTTTGCCCATAGTGCAGAGTACCACCTTCAAATATTCCACCACCGCCGAAGTGGCGAAACTTTTTGACCTTGCCGAGGCTGGTTTTTTTTATTCCCGCCTGGGCAACCCCACGGTGGATGCCGTGGAACAAAAAATTACCGCGCTTGAAGGCGGCGTTGGCGCGCTGTGCACTTCTTCTGGTCAGGCCGCAAGCATGCTTTCGCTGCTCAACGTGGCCCAGAGCGGCGACCATGTGGTCAGTGCCGCCAGTATTTACGGCGGCACATTCAACCTGTTTGCCGTTACGCTCAAGAAATTGGGTATCGAAGTTACCTTTGTGGATCAGGGCGCTTCAGAGGCAGAGCTTGAAAAGGCCTTTCGCTCCAACACCCGCGCCGTGTTCGGCGAAACGCTCTCCAACCCCTCCATGGACGTGCTGGATATCGAGCGTTTTGCCAATCTGGCCCATCGCCACAGGCTGCCCCTGATCATCGACAATACCTTTGCCACCCCTGTGCTGTGCCGTCCTTTTGAATTTGGGGCCGACATTGTGGTGCATTCCACCACCAAGTACATGGACGGTCACGCCCTCCAGGTGGGCGGTGTTATCGTGGACAGCGGCAACTTTGACTGGGCTTCCGGCAAGTTTCCCGAATTTACCGAGCCCGATCCTTCCTACCACGGGCTGGTGTACGCCGAAGCCTTTGGCAAGGCTGCCTATATCGTCAAGGCCCGCGTGCAGCTCATGCGCGACATGGGCTGCTGCCAGAGTGCCCAAGGGGCGTTCTACATCAACCAGGGCCTCGAAACCCTGCCCCTGCGTATGGAACGCCACTGCCGCAATGCAGAAACCGTGGCGGAATTTCTTGCAAAGCACCCTGCGGTGGAATCCGTCAACTATCCCCGTCTGCCCGGGCATCCGCAAAAAACCCTGGCCGACAAATACCTGCCCAAGGGTTGCAGCGGCGTTATCTCCCTCTCCCTCAAGGGCGGGCGAGAAGCTGGCGCGCGCTTTATCGACAGCCTCAAAATGATTTCGCTCCAGGTGCACGTTGCCGACATACGCACCTGCGTACTGCATCCCGCAAGCTCAACCCATCGCCAGCTGACCGACGAGCAGCTGCGCGAAGCCGGTATCACCCCCGGCATGGTACGCCTCTCTGTGGGTGTTGAGCATGTGGACGATATTATTGCCGATCTTGATCAGGCGCTTGCGCGCTAA
- a CDS encoding hydrogenase small subunit has translation MRIAVGLGKKGGEERLERQGISRRDFMKFCTAVAVTMGFGPSFASEVAAALTGRRPSVVYLHAAECTGCSEALLRTYKPFLDAVILDTISLDYHETIMAAAGEAAEQALHAAVENPNGFVCMVEGAIPTGMDNKYGYIGGHTMYDICKEILPKAKAVVNIGTCACYGGVQAAKPNPTGAKGVNECFASLGVKGINIPGCPPNPLNMVGALVAFLQGQKIELDELGRPLMFFGQSVHDLCERRKHFDAGEFAPSFNSEEARKGWCLYEVGCKGPQTYNNCPKVLFNETNWPVAAGHPCIGCSEPGFWDEMSPFYQN, from the coding sequence ATGCGTATTGCCGTGGGTCTGGGCAAAAAAGGCGGAGAAGAGCGTTTAGAGCGCCAGGGCATAAGCCGCCGTGACTTCATGAAATTCTGCACGGCGGTAGCGGTGACGATGGGCTTCGGCCCCTCATTCGCTTCCGAGGTGGCCGCTGCGCTGACCGGACGTCGGCCTTCGGTGGTGTATTTGCACGCCGCTGAATGCACGGGCTGTTCCGAAGCGCTTCTGCGCACCTACAAGCCCTTCCTTGATGCCGTCATTCTTGACACCATTTCCCTTGACTACCACGAAACCATCATGGCCGCCGCCGGTGAAGCCGCCGAACAAGCCCTGCATGCCGCCGTGGAAAACCCCAATGGCTTTGTCTGCATGGTTGAAGGCGCCATTCCTACGGGCATGGACAACAAGTATGGCTATATCGGTGGCCATACCATGTACGACATCTGCAAAGAAATTCTGCCCAAGGCCAAGGCCGTGGTAAACATTGGTACCTGTGCCTGCTACGGCGGCGTTCAGGCTGCCAAGCCCAACCCCACCGGCGCCAAGGGCGTGAACGAATGTTTTGCCAGCCTGGGTGTGAAGGGTATCAACATTCCCGGCTGCCCCCCCAACCCCCTCAACATGGTAGGCGCTCTTGTGGCCTTTTTGCAGGGCCAGAAGATCGAACTCGACGAACTGGGCCGCCCGCTCATGTTCTTCGGCCAGAGCGTCCACGACCTTTGCGAACGCCGCAAGCACTTCGACGCTGGCGAATTTGCGCCCTCCTTCAATTCCGAAGAAGCGCGCAAGGGCTGGTGCCTTTACGAAGTGGGCTGCAAAGGCCCGCAGACGTACAACAACTGTCCCAAGGTTCTCTTCAACGAGACCAACTGGCCGGTGGCTGCCGGGCATCCCTGCATTGGTTGCAGTGAACCCGGTTTCTGGGACGAAATGTCGCCGTTCTACCAGAACTAG